A section of the Kribbella sp. HUAS MG21 genome encodes:
- a CDS encoding radical SAM protein: MTTPPTTVALVTLGCARNDVDSEELAGRLEAGGFRLVDDAAEADTVVVNTCGFVEAAKKDSVDTLLAAADYKETGRTQAVVAVGCLAERYGEQLADALPETDAVLSFDDYTDISDRLRSILAGTKHHPHVPRDRRKLLPLAPAARHSATPVSIPGHNTPVDAAASGPAASGSAVQAESSTSADAAPGPTVSSARAAVLGDHIPEQLRPTSAGSAAADAPSGLKGRFVTGAPEELKIDAPDLTSAPATGPRVMRRRLDGGPMAPLKLASGCDRRCAFCAIPMFRGAFMSRRPAEVLREAEWLAENGVRELFLVSENSTSYGKDLGDLRLLETLAGEIAKVPGIIRVRVSYLQPAEMRPTLISAMTGTPGVVPYFDLSFQHASGPLLRRMRRFGDSERFLELIAQVRAAAPTAGIRSNVIVGFPGETEEDVDILCDFLSRAGLDAIGVFGYSDEDGTEAETYDGKLDEDTIAARLDRVTRLAEDLTSARAESRIGELLEVLIESTNPNTEADEEATGQTDAPTDGHAERQADGQAARQAEHGDGPSDLPEGLFAGQADGYVAGATAEGRAAHQGPEVDGTTTVIGLPEGIRVGDLVSAKVVASDGVDLIAEFAALVSTPDARPAVNLTA; encoded by the coding sequence ATGACTACGCCACCCACCACCGTCGCCCTGGTCACGCTGGGCTGTGCCCGCAACGATGTCGACTCCGAAGAACTGGCCGGCCGCCTCGAGGCCGGCGGATTCCGATTGGTCGACGACGCCGCCGAGGCGGACACGGTCGTGGTGAACACCTGCGGCTTCGTCGAGGCCGCCAAGAAGGACTCCGTCGACACACTGCTGGCCGCCGCCGACTACAAGGAAACGGGCCGCACCCAGGCCGTCGTAGCCGTCGGCTGCCTGGCCGAACGCTACGGCGAACAACTCGCCGATGCCCTCCCCGAAACCGACGCAGTCCTCAGCTTCGACGACTACACCGACATCTCCGACCGCCTCCGCTCCATCCTGGCAGGCACCAAACACCACCCCCACGTCCCCCGAGATCGCCGAAAACTCCTCCCCCTAGCCCCCGCCGCCCGCCACTCAGCAACCCCGGTCTCCATCCCCGGCCACAACACCCCTGTCGACGCGGCCGCGTCGGGCCCGGCGGCTTCCGGTTCCGCCGTACAGGCCGAGTCGAGCACCTCCGCCGACGCCGCGCCCGGGCCCACCGTCAGCTCGGCGCGGGCCGCCGTACTCGGTGACCACATCCCCGAGCAGCTCCGGCCCACCTCGGCGGGCTCCGCCGCCGCGGACGCGCCCAGTGGCCTGAAGGGCCGTTTCGTCACCGGCGCACCGGAAGAACTGAAGATCGACGCCCCCGACCTCACCTCAGCCCCGGCCACCGGCCCCCGCGTCATGCGCCGCCGACTCGACGGCGGCCCGATGGCCCCGCTCAAGCTCGCCTCCGGCTGCGACCGCCGCTGCGCGTTCTGCGCGATCCCGATGTTCCGCGGCGCGTTCATGTCCCGCCGCCCGGCCGAGGTCCTGCGCGAAGCCGAGTGGCTCGCCGAGAACGGCGTACGCGAACTCTTCCTGGTCTCCGAGAACTCCACCTCCTACGGCAAGGACCTCGGCGACCTCCGCCTCCTCGAAACCCTCGCCGGCGAGATCGCCAAGGTCCCCGGCATCATCCGCGTCCGCGTCTCGTACCTGCAGCCCGCCGAAATGCGCCCGACCCTGATCAGCGCGATGACCGGCACCCCCGGCGTCGTCCCGTACTTCGACCTCTCCTTCCAGCACGCCTCCGGCCCGCTCCTGCGCCGCATGCGCCGGTTCGGCGACTCCGAGCGCTTCCTGGAACTCATCGCCCAGGTCCGCGCCGCCGCCCCGACCGCCGGCATCCGCAGCAACGTGATCGTCGGCTTCCCGGGCGAGACCGAAGAGGACGTCGACATCCTCTGCGACTTCCTCTCCCGCGCCGGCCTGGACGCGATCGGCGTCTTCGGCTACTCCGACGAGGACGGCACCGAGGCCGAGACGTACGACGGCAAACTCGACGAGGACACCATCGCCGCCCGCCTCGACCGCGTCACCCGCCTGGCCGAAGACCTCACCTCCGCCCGCGCCGAATCCCGCATCGGCGAACTACTCGAAGTACTGATCGAGTCCACCAACCCCAACACCGAAGCCGACGAGGAAGCCACCGGGCAGACGGACGCGCCGACTGACGGACACGCCGAGCGGCAGGCGGACGGGCAAGCTGCCCGACAGGCCGAGCACGGCGACGGACCTAGCGACCTGCCGGAGGGATTGTTCGCCGGGCAGGCGGACGGATATGTGGCCGGAGCGACCGCCGAGGGGCGTGCGGCGCACCAGGGGCCCGAGGTCGACGGTACGACGACTGTGATCGGGCTTCCGGAGGGAATCCGGGTGGGGGATCTGGTGTCCGCGAAGGTGGTGGCGAGCGACGGCGTCGACCTGATCGCCGAGTTCGCGGCACTCGTGAGCACCCCGGACGCCCGCCCGGCAGTTAACCTGACCGCGTGA
- a CDS encoding RodZ domain-containing protein — MSIGSELTAARERADMTIEQLSAATRIRTGLLIAMEADDFSRCGGNFYARGHIRSIARVVKADPAPLLATFDAEHAVEDEKSRREERAAVKAPKLNPARPRWAVVVGAILVSLMGWGMVRLFTLPSDIEANASKTATATATVTTPVPKPTPQPSVKPTKKPSKAKPPALKTELTLTAKGEGTYLTVRDRKNRRLFQGRLGPGIAQSVTSAGDIRVTVGNPGNLVVVLNGKQIPTKLYRFTAHPNGTLTKTAGGS; from the coding sequence GTGAGCATCGGCAGCGAGCTCACGGCGGCCCGCGAACGGGCCGACATGACGATCGAGCAACTGAGCGCCGCGACCCGGATCAGAACCGGGTTGCTGATCGCCATGGAGGCCGACGACTTCTCCCGCTGCGGCGGGAACTTCTACGCGCGCGGCCACATCCGGTCGATCGCCCGCGTGGTCAAGGCCGACCCGGCGCCGCTGCTCGCCACCTTCGACGCCGAACACGCCGTCGAGGACGAGAAGTCCCGCCGCGAGGAACGCGCCGCGGTCAAGGCCCCGAAACTGAACCCGGCCCGCCCGCGCTGGGCCGTCGTGGTCGGCGCGATCCTGGTCAGCCTGATGGGCTGGGGGATGGTGCGGCTGTTCACGCTGCCCAGCGACATCGAGGCCAACGCGTCCAAGACCGCGACCGCCACGGCCACCGTCACGACCCCGGTCCCGAAGCCGACACCACAACCGAGCGTCAAGCCGACCAAGAAGCCGAGCAAGGCGAAGCCGCCGGCCCTGAAGACCGAGCTGACACTGACGGCGAAAGGTGAGGGCACCTACCTGACGGTCCGCGACCGGAAGAACCGCCGCCTCTTCCAGGGCCGCCTAGGCCCCGGCATCGCCCAGTCCGTCACCAGCGCCGGCGACATCCGCGTAACAGTCGGCAACCCCGGCAACCTCGTAGTCGTACTCAACGGCAAACAAATCCCCACCAAGCTCTACCGCTTCACCGCCCACCCCAACGGCACCCTCACGAAGACCGCAGGCGGCTCCTGA